A single window of Hemibagrus wyckioides isolate EC202008001 linkage group LG28, SWU_Hwy_1.0, whole genome shotgun sequence DNA harbors:
- the mrps31 gene encoding 28S ribosomal protein S31, mitochondrial, with translation MYRRVVFSLHQGRRALNHAHKPRLCPSKCTDRASASGLRAPYLVNHRVFGTSGARLSEQKKDGERTEELWLESRTEDGVEKNECEVKSDGPSVKAACEEAAGRKETRPVAKSQNTKSKQKPEEKTGKQGLLELLGAMKVDTTTKTKLKSLKKGPSGQESVQKPKRVMMKSTSSMFQQATSPPQSESLSPELVAAVSAAASTLPDRSRAESELLKQLRKHEAVCEEKRPVETQNIGNIIAEMKVGKKPVGRLNSWPANQIRFDDDGRGYTHDRGITGELAEIRRRNSAFTAKRLNIFSAADQDTQTDLTLGPSLWDADLANQIARAVNQRPRNGFEEMIQWTREGKLWQYPINNEAGMEEEAKVPFHEHVFLQRHLEDGFLQHGPVRHFMELVVTGLSKNHHLTVSQKQEHIAWFRDYFLQKQEILSEAEA, from the exons ATGTACAGAAGAGTAGTTTTTTCTCTTCATCAGGGCAGAAGAGCGTTAAATCATGCTCATAAACCTAGACTGTGTCCTTCAAAATGCACGGACAGAGCTTCTGCTTCCGGGTTGAG GGCTCCCTATCTAGTGAACCACAGGGTCTTTGGAACGAGTGGAGCACGTCTCAGTGAGCagaagaaagatggagagaggacTGAGGAGCTGTGGCTGGAGTCTAGGACGGAAGACGGTGTTGAGAAAAACGAGTGTGAGGTGAAGAGTGATGGACCCTCGGTGAAGGCGGCGTGTGAAGAAGCAGCAGGCAGAAAAGAGACCAGGCCCGTGGCTAAAAGTCAGAACACAAAGTCAAAGCAGAAGCCGGAGGAGAAGACGGGAAAACAGGGTCTCCTGGAGCTGCTGGGGGCCATGAAGGTGGACACCACGACCAAGACCAAGCTGAAATCCCTCAAGAAGGGGCCAAGTGGACAGGAGAGTGTACAGAAGCCGAagagggtgatgatgaagagcacGAGCAGCATGTTTCAGCAagctacatcaccaccacagaG tgagtcTCTGAGTCCTGAGCTGGTTGCTGCTGTCTCTGCCGCTGCGTCCACGCTTCCCGATCGCTCCCGAGCTGAATCCGAACTCCTGAAGCAGCTCCGTAAACACGAGGCCGTGTGTGAGGAGAAGAGACCAGTGGAGACCCAGAACATCGG GAACATCATCGCTGAGATGAAAGTGGGGAAGAAGCCGGTTGGCAGGTTGAACAGCTGGCCGGCCAATCAGATTCGGTTTGATGATGATGGGCGGGGCTACACACACGACCGCGGCATCACGGGAGAGCTGGCTGAAATTCGCAGGAG gaATTCTGCTTTTACTGCAAAGAGGCTGAATATCTTCAGCGCTGCGGATCAGGACACACAAACCGATTTGA ctctAGGCCCCTCCCTCTGGGACGCTGATTTAGCCAATCAGATCGCCCGGGCAGTGAATCAGAGACCTCGTAACGGGTTCGAGGAAATGATCCAGTGGACAAGGGAAGGAAAACTGTGGCAGTATCCCATTAACAACGAAGCAG gaatGGAGGAGGAAGCCAAGGTGCCATTTCACGAGCACGTCTTCCTGCAGCGCCACCTGGAGGACGGTTTTCTTCAGCATGGCCCGGTCAGACACTTCATGGAACTGGTGGTCACTGGACTGTCCAAGAACCACCACCTCACGGTCAGTCAGAAACAGGAGCACATTGCTTGGTTTCGAGACTACTTCCTGCAGAAACAGGAAATCCTCAGCGAGGCCGAGGCCTGA
- the si:ch211-114c12.2 gene encoding serine/arginine repetitive matrix protein 1 produces the protein MVRPHSGSPRSRQRSFSDSSHSEHHGGRLGPASRGFRGPPGKAPPSWREGNSAGHSPYPRDKRPMMGELRERPHGHWMPQNHDNFRPYPMSQESQRGRRRSSPSRVNHPPPVQHRHSPHGPPGPHRPFHGNHSGHVSPSSRYYHSPPSDRRGPSPHNTFRAPQRYQNSPHEHERSLGPGRQPSPRERPFGRLAHRGHRWNGPGGYPHPNGEPRPSVSPLRKPREFHERNSYPERWSTERDPRKLHGDAGKGRGRGRPGHHAPEWPRREGGNPYPRPPYRSPSWKSGPLSSNSSSRFPAPPRPQERPPMRPMKRRIQEMGRLPPPELEHGPPKRLRREMPVRPMPLKGFGGRCLSLKDKSRLLKGRKFRAESVTRFRMPPPRPRPSDKMERSKLVEAEHVGESSRLPPRKIPLKKSVKRQPSRESPTDIDSKSADPEMDSETQVESRRSVRARSSSPIDRQLTHDLVVVSHWEAGTRSSSPKSSTSWKSRMSHNNKTGENPDHRFGSSARDQKQRRLMDGPGKTLRKPGPFQKPGFRPAPVLQKGSDGVIRRPLMAPTLMRPALHQKPVFRKSQSIMNKYRNMQTLRHKAPPHPRQATSYRRW, from the exons ATGGTGAGACCTCACTCGGGTTCTCCTCGTTCCAGACAGAG GTCTTTCTCTGATAGCAGTCACAGTGAGCACCATGGAGGGCGACTGGGCCCAGCGTCTAGGGGGTTTCGAGGCCCCCCAGGTAAGGCCCCTCCCAGCTGGAGAGAGGGCAACAGCGCAGGGCATTCACCTTACCCCAGGGACAAGAGACCTATGATGggagaactgagagagagaccgCACGGACACTGGATGCCTCAGAACCACGATAATTTTAGACCGTACCCCATGTCTCAGGAATCTCAGCGTGGCCGCAGGAGGTCCTCCCCATCCCGTGTGAATCACCCTCCGCCTGTGCAACACCGCCACTCCCCTCATGGACCACCTGGCCCCCATAGGCCCTTCCACGGGAACCATTCTGGCCACGTTTCTCCTTCTTCCCGATATTACCACAGCCCTCCGTCGGATCGCAGGGGTCCGTCACCACATAACACCTTCAGAGCCCCGCAACGATACCAAAACTCTCCTCACGAGCATGAGAGGAGTTTGGGTCCTGGAAGGCAACCAAGCCCCAGGGAGAGGCCCTTTGGGCGTCTGGCCCACAGAGGGCATCGCTGGAATGGCCCAGGGGGTTACCCTCACCCCAACGGGGAGCCCAGGCCCTCTGTCTCACCCCTGAGAAAACCCAGAGAGTTCCATGAGAGGAACTCGTATCCAGAGAG GTGGTCTACAGAGAGAGATCCACGGAAGCTGCACGGAGATGCCGGCAAGGGGCGAGGGAGGGGAAGGCCCGGGCACCACGCCCCCGAGTGGCCGCGTAGGGAAGGGGGTAACCCGTACCCTCGCCCCCCTTACAGATCTCCATCATGGAAATCTGGTCCACTGTCTTCCAACTCGTCTTCCAGATTCCCTGCACCTCCACGCCCACAGGAGAGGCCTCCCATGCGTCCTATGAAGAGGAGGATTCAGGAAATGGGACGCCTGCCGCCTCCCGAGCTCGAGCACGGACCGCCCAAACGCTTACGTAGAGAGATGCCCGTACGACCGATGCCTCTGAAAGGTTTCGGAGGTCGCTGCCTGTCCCTCAAGGACAAGTCTCGGCTGTTAAAGGGGCGCAAGTTCCGAGCAGAATCCGTCACACGGTTCAGAATGCCCCCACCGAGGCCCAGGCCATCAGACAAGATGGAGAGGAGCAAGCTGGTGGAAGCAGAGCATGTGGGCGAATCCTCCAGACTCCCTCCCCGCAAGATTCCTCTAAAGAAAAGTGTGAAGAGGCAACCGTCTCGAGAGTCACCCACAGACATCGATTCCAAATCTGCAGATCCCGAAATGGACTCCGAGACTCAGGTGGAATCCCGACGCTCTGTACGAGCACGCAG CTCTTCACCCATAGACAGACAGCTGACCCATGACCTGGTCGTGGTTTCTCACTGGGAAGCTGGAACGAGAAGCTCGAGTCCTAAGAGCAGCACGTCCTGGAAGAGCAGAATGTCCCATAATAATAAAACTG GTGAGAATCCAGATCACCGCTTTGGAAGTTCAGCACGTGACCAGAAGCAGCGACG GCTGATGGATGGTCCGGGAAAAACACTTCGTAAACCTGGACCTTTTCAG AAACCTGGGTTCCGTCCTGCCCCTGTTCTTCAGAAGGGCTCTGATGGTGTCATCAGGAGACCACTGATG GCCCCCACACTGATGCGTCCCGCACTCCATCAGAAACCCGTGTTCAGGAAAAGTCAGAGCATCATGAACAAGTACAGGAACATGCAGACACTCCGCCACAAAGCCCCGCCGCACCCTCGCCAAGCCACAAGCTACCGCCGCTGGTGA